taacACAGCAGAACTATATTGTTACTCGTTGAAATACATGTTATGTAATTTGGTTCGACATTGttgatttcattatttttaaatagtgtaaatattaaaattcaatactcaTGAATACCAATGattcaataattaaatgatttaattgtggtggtggccgcttagaATACTGCAAACCTATTTCTTGATAAAACACTACGCTGTAACCTTGTAGACTACACATTATGTAGTTTTCCGaggtttttagtttaaattataataaaaaacaaacttacacAAAACCATGCGGAAAGTGATACCCGATCTACTATAaatttatacaagtttaaaatttacagttttacattTCTAAGGTtacaagaatgtttttatttttccttccATGTGTATGGGGCTATAGAATAGAATTTAAATGCAAACACACAGTGAACCACCATAAATAAAGGACATCTGTGATTTTCAATATTACAGATATATAGTGGAAAAAGTATAATGGGCAATAAgataaaaagataattatatatatttgaatcaaAATCCTTTTAACACTTTACTTGTTTAGCTTATGGCATGGACCCAGATTGTCTAGAGTTAGGcaaacaaattagtaatttaagtATATGCTGAATGAGTGTAAtagtaattatgttatttatataataatgaaagaaTGGCTTTTTAAAAAACGTTAAGTAGTGGAATTGTGCATAAGAATGTGCAGCTTTTTAACTTCATGGTCTAAACAGACCGCCAGAAGTTTTCAGGGGTATAGACCAGCAAATCCATGAACTATGCATAAAATTGATCATAAATAATCAATTAGATtgttttatgaaagtaaaaaagtGGATTATTTTTGTTCTCATTTGAAACATTAATAACGGGGACTAAATAAACCGCCAGTAAATTTCCAGTTATCATGCGAATGGCATCTAGGAAAAGAAACATGAGGGCGAACAGCCTCTTTCTACGTACAAAGCAAAGACCCTGGGTAACAAGCAACTGGAAAATGATGGATTATGAAAAAAATCATAGGGTTGCATATTTACCATGGTGAAAAAACAGTTTTCACCTCTTCCCCTTTTTTCTCCTTCCCTTCCTGTTCCCCTTTCCCTCCCTCGATAATTTTGGATCAATTGTTGCTGAAGCTTCAGAGGTCATCTTGATtatcatttcaataatttaaagaacaaacagGAATATTACACATCAACGGGACCACTACGGGAAGCTAACACAAACTACGCTTACATTCCCCCTGCCCACCAAACCTTCTATGCACTGGCAATGAAAATTGCCTTGAAGTTGAAGAAGAAGCGCCAAGTGTATGACAACTCTTCCGCCGTGTAGAGCCACCTAATTATTTAGACAAGGActatttcattgtaaaaataatataacaaaataatgattatatattgGTAGATGAGAAGAATcggtgttaaaaattataaatcgtaattaaaatttaaattctctaaaaaaacaaaaaaaaactgttttaaaaaaaaaaaaaaaaaaaaaaaaagtaaaacaccaAATGTACGCGGACAATGTAATATCtgagaaagtaaaataattgagagcacaataaatattttaaactttccaatttaaaaaaggaGTTGAAACCAtactgaaaagaaaattaagacaaagaaaaaaaagaataaaatccacaatgaaaaaaaaacgttataaatttttctttttagaatGATAATCGTGAAGATGAACAAATATGTGTATAAACTTAAGAACTGATGAACTACTtatatttgaactttttcaaaaacGTTCTCAATTACCATAATTTTCGCTTGCCCAAACCAGTAAACTAGAACcgaacaaaaaacaaaatctgGGGATCATCttggtaaatacaaaataatatgcgTGGCTGTGAAATCATGTatagtataacaatattattggCTTAACGTTTTAAAGCTTCTAACTCAGCATGGACAGAACCTTTTCAAAGTATATACGACTAATGAAAAATATGCTGACATAATGTTCTGTTATGGATATGCTAATGGAAATGCGGAAGCTGCTCGACGTGAATATCAGGAAATATTTCCTGCAAGGCGGATTCCGAAtgcgaaaaccttttcttcagtgtttcagtttttaagaacgaatggatcatttccaacaatttcgttttcggttgaacggcaggcacatcatcgcgttaacgatgaacttcaagtgattcaacatattcatcgTAGCCCGGGTACTAGTACGAGGCGAATTGCGTATCGCACTAGTTTACCGAGAAACAAAGTGTGGCGCATCTTGCGTAAAGAgagacttcatccttttcacctgcaaaaggtacaacatttgctgccgacagattaccctttacggttaaacttttctcattggcttctagacaatgctgatagggtgaattcaattttatttactgatgaagcaactttcacgagaaacgggtccttcaattgtagaaatagtcatttttggagcgaagaaaatccacatggtaccgtaaaacctttttccaacacagatttcacactaatgtttggtgtgccgttattgatgacaaaattctaggaccattcgtttttgaaggaaaccttacaggaaatatgtacgaacaatttctgaaaaatgatttaccggctcttttggaagatatccctttacaaaaaagattttccaacacgatggtgcaactcctcatttttctttagtagctacaaatcatttgaatgctaatttcttaaactggattgggcgtggtggaccaaccaactggccaccacgatcgcctgacttatcgcctcttgactacttcttatggggacatatcaaagctatggtgtataaacgtaaagttgataccaaggaagTTGATACTCGTCAGAAttcgcaacgcatttgacagtataagaaacaatccagacataattcgcagagccaccacaaatattttacgtcgagcagagtgctgtgtgcattgtgaaggagggaatttcaaacagttactaaactaaggttagttatttcgttagcatttatttttttttgcaatagtaagtgaaaataaaagtttataaaaacatgtacgttcagcaagaaaaaaagtgtaaccgattttgtctattcttcgtacgttatttaatttaattaaaaattgattttcttaaagtttacgtataattttttattggcttattttacatcattatcttaagaaattaattctttacaagttttgtttaaagaattttatgtgtttgttacacatttaacaaagttaatctacttgaaacctaaatgagaCTTGTTTCTGGACAcagaattttgcgtatttcttcagatatcttaaaaattactgcagctagaggtctggtaccaattttattcaatttttcagttcaatttgcataatatacattaaattttacgtcgtgggtaacgcccaaaataatttaatagggctcccttttaacggtggcactgaaatctgggcgaaatctttcaccctgtatagctcgctaactaagcgtttctggacctatgtgtatatgaaatttttttcattattttcaccgtaacaacaagtcctgacagtttctccgtttcttcatgggacaccctgtatatcccACCAAATACATTCAGGTATATGCATGGAGAGTTAATAATATAACTTGTATTTTTACAGTGATATTTTATACTAGTCCATGATTTCAAATTTAATCCCCAATTGAATCTAATTAAACAGTTGTAATCTTCTGCCTGTAGACTTCTATGAGATATGTAAAACTATGTATAATTGCAATTACTTAGTTTTGGACAAGTTGGCTATCATTATAGTTATTatacaacattaatgttttggaagtaatttgaatattttatgaaatatattatgtattatttcagGTACCCATGAATTTATTCATCATGTACATGGCTGGAAACTCAATATCCATTTTCCCGATAATGATGGTCGGAATGTTGATAATTCGACCAATTAAAGCACTCTTCACAATGCAGACCAGTAAGTTTGTACTGTAATTACCGTTTTACTTGAGAACTATACAATGGAGGTggtgaatttaattatttatgtagcaaatgttaaatttagtttacttaataaaatatttttggaaaactatTATGTAAAACTCATGTTACAGTTCAATATTATTGTAGCTTTTGTATAGAtctttgttttttgtgatctGTACATGTTGTGTGGATCAATCCCAAAAGGAATTTACTAGGCTACATAAGAATGTCTTAGTTGTTGAAAGAATAAAATGAGGTGTTTAGGACAATCATAAACCAGTTAAGCTATTTTGAATTCAAccattttaaatgaaaaccaagaaattcACTGTTATGTGACAACCCTCATGTATTGTATCACACAAGTCTGTAGTTTTTCTTTGAAATCTATAGTAATGCTTAGGTAGATTTTTACTAAAAGTTGAGAATACAATGTGATGATGTACATAGATTTTTACTAAAAGTTGAGAATACAATGTGATgatgtagaatatatttttaccattacTTTGTGTCCTTCTATAATGTCACTAAAAAACGAATAATGTCCTTCATGTTAGGAGTGAGGCATGACAAGCATGTATACAATGAATCATCTTATCAGTACATATGCATTACAGTGGATGTAACAGTACAGTGAATGCTATACCGAGAGATGTTGTTATTGTCTTGCTATATTATAGTTACATTTAGATTTGACTTATACTGTTTAAAATGTAGGAAGGGGGAAAAACCGTTTTAATtgctgatttttaaattataagattaaacATACTGAGAAGAAACAACAAAcagttcaaaactattttctgttttttttaatgtttttaattttatactaataaattatggTTTACTTTGGAGTTTAAAATtgactttattatattatgttttttgaaTAGTGTAAATTACGGGAGTTGGTGGCAGTGTTTCATAATTATTGAAGGGATTAATGTTACCATTACAAAGGGGTTGTGAAAAATGTTAGCATTATGTAATTAAGAGACAGCTCCttaaacaccctgtatagaaaTTAAacgtaatgtaaaatttaagtctatagcatagtttgttctcaagatattgtgttggaaggcagacagaaataaaacttttccagcccctcatgtgataagcttcactaacgctcagccaattgttgttatacaatgtttgtattacattttaccaACTTATTCTTGTTggaatagaatatttaatttataaacaaacactccaataactattcaattttattttgtttttgtaaaatttaacaattattggagtgtttgtttataaattaagtaatatttgtattgtCAAACTCAAATAAAAGATACAAATCTGAACTCAATTGTTACAGTCAATTAGTTAtgcttaaatttataatttaacattttgcaAAACAAAACTAAGTGGATTGTTGTTTTTCAGCATTCAAGATGATTGAGGGTAGTCATGCAGCTGGACAGAAGATCGTGTACTTCCTGGGTAACATAGTGAATGTGGCACTGGCCCTTTACAAATGCCAGTCGATGGGTCTGTTGCCGACCCACACCTCGGACTGGCTGGCGTTTGTGGAGCCTCAGATCCGGATGGAGTATAGCGGTGGAGGAGCTGTCCTCACATAGCCTTTGCCCAACCACAACACCTTTATTGTTCACCAGATTTtacattcttataaattttagaaattaatgtacataataaaaatttcttaattatataaatgtaaaataaatcaaaaatgcATATTAAGAGGTTCGTCTTTTACTTCCACCTTTTTCAATAGtgacagaataaaatataatgtgtcaAAAGATCACCAGAAACATTAATGTTCTgttcaaatatagttttttaatttgttatctaaaatttattaGGCCCTGATCTTGTCAAACATATATAAAAGATCAAGTTGTGCATATTCTGCCTACTGTGATATTTgtctaaattttctttacatcgaatcaaacatgaaaatatatataaatacttggCAGTGTCATAACTTGGAGTTCTTTAAATGATAGttgagtttattatttgttattttttgcgtgtatttattgaaaacaatgcGCTATAAACTAACTTCTACCATTGGTTCACAGAGGAAATTTACTGAATGActttgtatatgttatatataaactataaatatttaaagttaacaaaCCTGACGATATCAATtgcatttgtaaatgttattgcaaaagataaataaaatctcaaatcttaaaaaacttgtaaatatttgtatcgaTTTTTCTTGGTGTTCTGTGAGTGGCTACATGTGTTATAGCTTTATGAAAAACTTCTATTTATAATGGGTGTCAGATATAGAAattgaattttagaaaaaaatcaaatccAAATTGCAGAAAAAGTATAATAGCAAACTTATTTTCCATGGGCAAGTTCCTGGAATGCAACCCAGTTGCTTTTTAGGCTTTtgatatatgtttattgttactttaattgtaaacattattttataaatgtttacttgtAACTGTTATATttgcattgttttatatataatgaagTCTACTGAGAGAAAAAAACTTAGGATTTGTGATGCATGTCATACAAttctgtaaaattgttaaaatttatgacAACAAAAAGTTATTGCATTAAAATTGACACCATATTTTGTAATCAATGTCTTCATggctatttttatttagttttcttacaatattataatCCATTATGTACAATTGCCATTTGGATCACTTAAAATAGTCAACAGATTACTTTTTGAACACTTCACAAAATAGTCTATAATACCTTTTtggttaaagaaataattttgtttttgggtgACTCTGGCAATTATTTGATTGAGCGTTTTTAGGTTTCAGGCAAATAATTGTGATTCCATGTTGTTTTATCCGCAGATATTGCAAGTTTCctagattttacaaaaataacttcaaagcgTT
This genomic stretch from Homalodisca vitripennis isolate AUS2020 chromosome 6, UT_GWSS_2.1, whole genome shotgun sequence harbors:
- the LOC124364826 gene encoding ER membrane protein complex subunit 4 — its product is FYEIYYVLFQVPMNLFIMYMAGNSISIFPIMMVGMLIIRPIKALFTMQTTFKMIEGSHAAGQKIVYFLGNIVNVALALYKCQSMGLLPTHTSDWLAFVEPQIRMEYSGGGAVLT